In Nitrobacteraceae bacterium AZCC 1564, the following proteins share a genomic window:
- a CDS encoding polysaccharide deacetylase 2 family uncharacterized protein YibQ (product_source=COG2861; cog=COG2861; ko=KO:K09798; pfam=PF04748; superfamily=88713; transmembrane_helix_parts=Inside_1_25,TMhelix_26_48,Outside_49_401) encodes MAVTTDDLSAPLGQDRPRRRRFQLPFTAPQALTALFGLFLAIFVGFAIFNNDPLGGEPIARVAYNSPSSSTDKSAPPPATAPQAQAPAGEAPKVVPGQQTVTIIDGSSGNRQDVVIGGGSNNSAKSDDSSAPVADVNPKLLEASRYGMIPTVAGSLKPFRAYAAGSDVERANAAKTPSIAIVITGLGVGAAKTTEAILKLPGAVTLAFTPYGSDPAKLVTRARAQKHEVLLQVPMEPFDYPDNDPGPQTLLTSLGPEQNLDRLAWHMSRFQGYVGIANFMGSRLLASDAVLKPIIQDAAKRGLAYLDDGSVSRSVAGVLADSISMPYAKADVSIDTLPTALDIDRALTKLETLARERGSAIGVASALPVSIERIGNWAKELERRGITLVPLTTVMLKPKSS; translated from the coding sequence TTGGCAGTGACCACCGACGATCTGAGCGCCCCACTCGGGCAGGATCGGCCGCGCAGACGGCGATTCCAGCTTCCCTTCACAGCGCCGCAGGCACTGACCGCTCTATTCGGTCTTTTTCTTGCGATCTTTGTCGGGTTCGCCATTTTCAACAATGATCCGCTGGGTGGTGAGCCGATCGCCAGGGTCGCCTACAACTCGCCCTCGTCATCAACCGACAAATCTGCGCCACCGCCCGCCACCGCCCCTCAGGCCCAAGCGCCGGCAGGCGAAGCGCCAAAGGTGGTGCCAGGACAGCAAACCGTCACGATTATCGACGGCTCCAGCGGCAACCGTCAGGACGTTGTGATCGGAGGCGGGTCCAACAACTCGGCTAAGAGCGACGATTCGTCAGCGCCGGTAGCCGACGTCAATCCAAAGCTGCTCGAAGCGTCGCGCTATGGCATGATTCCAACGGTCGCTGGCAGCCTGAAGCCGTTTCGTGCCTATGCCGCCGGAAGTGACGTCGAGCGGGCCAACGCCGCAAAGACGCCAAGCATCGCCATTGTCATTACAGGGCTCGGCGTCGGCGCAGCCAAGACGACTGAAGCAATTCTCAAACTTCCCGGCGCGGTCACCCTGGCTTTCACACCGTATGGCTCCGATCCTGCCAAGCTCGTGACGCGGGCTCGCGCACAAAAGCACGAGGTGCTGTTGCAGGTGCCGATGGAGCCGTTCGATTATCCTGACAACGACCCCGGTCCGCAGACTCTTTTGACATCGCTTGGTCCGGAACAAAACCTCGACCGTCTTGCGTGGCATATGAGCCGGTTCCAGGGATATGTCGGCATTGCGAATTTCATGGGATCGCGCCTGCTAGCCAGCGATGCGGTGTTGAAGCCTATCATTCAGGATGCAGCCAAGCGCGGACTGGCCTATCTGGACGACGGCTCTGTCTCGCGAAGCGTCGCCGGTGTTCTCGCCGATAGCATCAGCATGCCCTACGCCAAGGCTGACGTGAGCATCGATACTTTGCCCACCGCCCTCGATATCGACCGCGCCCTGACGAAACTCGAGACATTGGCGCGAGAGCGCGGCTCCGCCATCGGGGTGGCTTCGGCATTGCCGGTGTCGATCGAACGGATAGGGAACTGGGCAAAGGAGCTTGAGCGACGCGGTATCACACTTGTGCCGTTGACAACGGTAATGCTGAAACCAAAATCAAGCTGA
- a CDS encoding putative (di)nucleoside polyphosphate hydrolase (product_source=KO:K08311; cath_funfam=3.90.79.10; cog=COG0494; ko=KO:K08311; pfam=PF00293; superfamily=55811), with protein MARYDDLPYRTCVGMMLINAEGLVFIGRRAGGPEHVDQTHVWQMPQGGVDAGEDTWAAAKRELYEETNARSVEKLGEVAEWLTYDIPRTVAGRAWKGRFRGQKQKWYAIRFTGKDNEINIVSPAGHKPEFVAWRWEPMKNLPELIVPFKRPVYERVVKEFSKFAGK; from the coding sequence ATGGCGCGTTACGACGATCTGCCCTATCGGACCTGTGTCGGGATGATGCTGATCAACGCGGAAGGGCTGGTGTTTATCGGGCGCCGCGCAGGTGGACCGGAACACGTTGACCAAACCCATGTCTGGCAGATGCCGCAGGGCGGCGTCGATGCTGGCGAAGACACCTGGGCCGCTGCCAAGCGCGAGCTTTACGAAGAAACCAATGCCCGGTCGGTCGAGAAGCTCGGCGAGGTCGCCGAATGGCTGACCTATGACATCCCGCGCACCGTCGCCGGGCGCGCTTGGAAAGGGCGTTTTCGCGGTCAGAAGCAAAAGTGGTACGCCATTCGCTTCACCGGCAAGGACAACGAGATCAACATCGTCTCCCCTGCCGGACACAAGCCGGAATTCGTCGCCTGGCGCTGGGAGCCGATGAAGAACCTTCCTGAGCTCATCGTGCCCTTCAAGCGGCCGGTCTACGAGCGCGTGGTCAAGGAATTTTCAAAGTTCGCCGGCAAATAA
- a CDS encoding F-type H+-transporting ATPase subunit epsilon (product_source=KO:K02114; cath_funfam=2.60.15.10; cog=COG0355; ko=KO:K02114; pfam=PF02823; superfamily=51344; tigrfam=TIGR01216) — protein MATFHFDLVSPEKIAFSGEVEQVDIPGVDGDFGVMAGHSPLVASVRPGIMTVTVGGKHEKIIVLGGLAEISEKGLTVLADTATSLAELDRVAFANQIAEMEENLKEEEPGNELDRAITRLDHFKAIQTYITSTAMH, from the coding sequence ATGGCCACATTTCACTTCGATCTTGTTTCGCCAGAAAAGATCGCCTTTTCGGGTGAAGTCGAGCAGGTCGATATTCCCGGCGTCGACGGGGATTTCGGCGTGATGGCCGGTCATTCGCCGCTGGTGGCGAGCGTCCGCCCGGGCATTATGACAGTCACTGTCGGCGGCAAGCACGAGAAGATCATCGTGCTCGGCGGCCTCGCGGAAATCTCCGAGAAGGGCCTTACGGTGCTCGCTGATACCGCAACGTCCCTGGCTGAACTCGACAGGGTCGCGTTCGCCAATCAGATTGCGGAGATGGAAGAGAACCTGAAAGAAGAAGAACCGGGCAACGAGCTTGACCGCGCGATCACCCGGCTCGATCACTTCAAGGCGATCCAGACCTACATCACTTCGACGGCGATGCATTAA
- a CDS encoding F-type H+-transporting ATPase subunit beta (product_source=KO:K02112; cath_funfam=1.10.1140.10,2.40.10.170,3.40.50.300; cog=COG0055; ko=KO:K02112; pfam=PF00006,PF02874; smart=SM00382; superfamily=47917,50615,52540; tigrfam=TIGR01039), whose amino-acid sequence MASPANQIGRITQVIGAVVDVKFDGYLPAILNAIETKNQGNRLVLEVAQHLGESTVRTIAMDTTEGLVRGQEVTDTGAPIKVPVGDGTLGRIMNVVGEPVDEQGPVKADATRAIHQDAPVYTDQSTEAEILVTGIKVVDLLAPYAKGGKIGLFGGAGVGKTVLIQELINNVAKAHGGYSVFAGVGERTREGNDLYHEFIESGVNKKGGGEGSKCALVYGQMNEPPGARARVGLTGLTVAEHFRDQGQDVLFFVDNIFRFTQAGSEVSALLGRIPSAVGYQPTLATDMGALQERITTTTKGSITSVQAIYVPADDLTDPAPATSFAHLDATTVLNRAISEKGIYPAVDPLDSTSRMLSPMIVGEEHYQTARMVQQVLQRYKSLQDIIAILGMDELSEEDKLTVARARKIERFLSQPFHVAEIFTGSPGKFVDLADTIKGFKGLCEGKYDHLPEAAFYMVGTIEEAVEKGKKLAAEAA is encoded by the coding sequence ATGGCTTCCCCCGCCAACCAGATTGGACGCATCACCCAGGTCATCGGCGCCGTCGTCGACGTGAAGTTCGATGGCTACCTTCCTGCAATTCTCAACGCCATCGAAACCAAGAACCAGGGCAACCGCCTTGTGCTCGAAGTCGCGCAGCATCTCGGCGAATCGACCGTGCGCACGATTGCGATGGACACCACTGAAGGTCTGGTGCGCGGCCAGGAAGTCACCGACACCGGCGCGCCGATCAAGGTGCCAGTAGGTGACGGCACCCTCGGCCGCATCATGAACGTCGTCGGTGAGCCGGTGGACGAACAGGGGCCAGTCAAGGCTGATGCGACCCGCGCCATTCACCAGGACGCGCCGGTCTACACCGACCAGTCGACCGAAGCGGAAATTCTCGTTACCGGCATCAAGGTCGTCGACCTGCTCGCGCCTTACGCCAAGGGCGGCAAGATCGGCCTGTTCGGCGGTGCAGGCGTCGGCAAAACCGTGCTCATTCAGGAGCTGATCAACAACGTTGCGAAGGCACACGGTGGTTATTCGGTGTTCGCCGGCGTGGGTGAGCGCACCCGCGAAGGTAACGACCTCTATCACGAGTTCATCGAATCGGGCGTCAACAAGAAGGGCGGCGGCGAAGGCTCCAAGTGCGCCCTCGTATATGGCCAGATGAACGAGCCGCCGGGCGCTCGCGCTCGCGTTGGTTTGACCGGTTTGACGGTCGCTGAGCACTTCCGCGATCAGGGCCAGGACGTGCTGTTCTTCGTCGACAATATCTTCCGCTTCACGCAGGCGGGCTCGGAAGTGTCGGCTCTGCTCGGCCGTATTCCTTCGGCGGTGGGTTATCAGCCGACGCTGGCGACCGACATGGGCGCTCTCCAGGAACGCATCACCACCACAACCAAGGGCTCGATCACTTCGGTGCAAGCGATTTACGTGCCGGCCGACGACTTGACCGACCCGGCGCCGGCGACGTCGTTCGCCCACTTGGACGCGACGACCGTGCTTAACCGCGCGATCTCCGAAAAAGGCATCTATCCGGCGGTGGACCCGCTCGACTCGACCTCGCGTATGCTGTCGCCGATGATCGTCGGTGAAGAGCACTACCAGACTGCGCGTATGGTTCAACAGGTGCTGCAGCGTTACAAGTCGCTGCAGGACATCATCGCCATTCTCGGCATGGACGAACTGTCAGAAGAAGACAAGCTGACCGTGGCTCGCGCCCGCAAGATCGAGCGCTTCCTGTCGCAGCCGTTCCATGTCGCCGAAATCTTCACCGGTTCGCCGGGCAAGTTCGTCGACCTCGCCGACACCATCAAGGGCTTCAAGGGTCTTTGCGAAGGCAAGTACGATCACCTGCCGGAAGCCGCTTTCTACATGGTCGGCACCATTGAAGAGGCTGTCGAGAAGGGCAAGAAGCTCGCAGCAGAAGCGGCGTAA
- a CDS encoding osmotically inducible protein OsmC (product_source=KO:K04063; cath_funfam=3.30.300.20; cog=COG1764; ko=KO:K04063; pfam=PF02566; superfamily=82784; tigrfam=TIGR03561): protein MAYVTKATTSGGRNGRAVIENGGLALAMALPKDLGGTGDGHNPEQLFALGWSACFGQAILVLAKKHGLDGQAAKVTCEVTLNVNDGAFSLAAELKVALPGADKDKLQALIEDAHTICPYSKATKGNVPVKLTAV, encoded by the coding sequence ATGGCTTATGTCACGAAGGCTACGACGTCAGGCGGACGCAACGGACGTGCGGTTATCGAGAATGGCGGTCTCGCACTCGCCATGGCCTTGCCGAAGGATCTCGGCGGCACCGGCGATGGTCACAACCCGGAGCAGTTATTCGCGCTGGGCTGGTCGGCGTGCTTTGGTCAGGCCATCCTGGTTCTTGCCAAGAAGCATGGGTTGGACGGTCAGGCCGCCAAGGTGACCTGCGAAGTGACGCTCAACGTCAACGACGGCGCGTTCTCGCTGGCAGCGGAATTGAAGGTCGCGCTGCCGGGAGCAGACAAGGACAAGCTGCAGGCGCTGATCGAAGATGCCCACACCATTTGCCCGTATTCGAAGGCGACCAAGGGCAACGTGCCCGTCAAATTGACCGCCGTTTAA
- a CDS encoding F-type H+-transporting ATPase subunit gamma (product_source=KO:K02115; cath_funfam=1.10.287.80; cog=COG0224; ko=KO:K02115; pfam=PF00231; superfamily=52943; tigrfam=TIGR01146), which produces MASLKDMRVRIASTKATQKITKAMQMVAASKLRRAQTAAEAARPYAERMDAVISNIAGAANGSGTAPALLAGTGSDKVHLLLVCTGERGLSGAFNSSIVRLARERALALMNQGKEVRFFCVGRKGYEQLRRQFEKQIVGHMELRSVKVLGFKNAEEIAKKVTAMFDAGDFDVCTLFYSRFKSVIAQVPTAQQIIPLVLEAKEEGKNASNAVYDYEPAEEEILADLLPRNLAVQIFRALLENNASFYGAQMTAMDNATRNAGDMIRKQTLVYNRTRQAMITKELIEIISGAEAI; this is translated from the coding sequence ATGGCGTCTCTCAAGGACATGCGCGTCCGCATCGCCTCCACCAAGGCGACGCAGAAGATCACCAAGGCCATGCAGATGGTGGCCGCGTCGAAATTGCGCCGCGCCCAGACCGCTGCCGAAGCTGCGCGTCCTTACGCTGAGCGTATGGATGCTGTGATTTCCAATATTGCTGGCGCCGCCAACGGTTCCGGCACCGCGCCGGCGCTGCTTGCTGGGACCGGCAGCGACAAGGTGCATCTGCTGTTGGTTTGCACGGGTGAGCGCGGCCTGTCCGGCGCGTTCAACTCCTCCATCGTGCGTCTGGCACGTGAGCGTGCACTGGCCCTGATGAACCAGGGCAAAGAGGTCAGGTTCTTCTGTGTTGGCCGCAAGGGCTATGAGCAGCTGCGCCGCCAGTTTGAAAAGCAGATCGTCGGGCACATGGAGCTGCGCTCTGTGAAGGTGCTCGGGTTTAAGAACGCTGAGGAGATCGCGAAGAAAGTTACCGCGATGTTCGATGCGGGCGACTTCGATGTCTGCACGCTGTTCTATTCACGCTTTAAGTCGGTAATCGCCCAGGTCCCGACCGCCCAGCAGATCATCCCGCTGGTGCTCGAGGCGAAGGAAGAGGGCAAGAACGCCTCGAACGCGGTGTACGACTATGAGCCGGCCGAGGAGGAAATCCTCGCAGACCTGCTGCCGCGCAACCTCGCAGTGCAGATTTTCCGCGCTCTGCTGGAGAACAACGCGTCGTTCTATGGTGCGCAGATGACCGCCATGGACAATGCGACCCGCAACGCGGGTGACATGATCCGCAAGCAGACGCTGGTCTACAACCGCACTCGCCAGGCGATGATTACGAAAGAACTCATCGAAATCATCTCCGGTGCAGAGGCAATCTGA
- a CDS encoding F-type H+-transporting ATPase subunit alpha (product_source=KO:K02111; cath_funfam=1.20.150.20,2.40.30.20,3.40.50.300; cog=COG0056; ko=KO:K02111; pfam=PF00006,PF00306,PF02874; superfamily=47917,50615,52540; tigrfam=TIGR00962), translated as MDIRAAEISAILKDQIKNFGQEAEVSEVGQVLSVGDGIARVYGLDNVQAGEMVEFENGTRGMALNLESDNVGVVIFGADREIKEGQTVKRTRAIVDTPVGKGLLGRVVDALGNPIDGKGPIQATERKRVDVKAPGIIPRKSVHEPMASGLKAIDALIPVGRGQRELIIGDRQTGKTAIALDTILNQKPLNVAGAPEAQKLYCVYVAIGQKRSTVAQFVKVLEEQGALEYSIVIAATASDPAPMQYLAPFTGCTMGEYFRDNGMHAVIIYDDLSKQAVAYRQMSLLLRRPPGREAYPGDVFYLHSRLLERAAKLNDEHGNGSLTALPVIETQANDVSAYIPTNVISITDGQIFLETDLFFQGIRPAVNVGLSVSRVGSSAQTKAMKKVAGKIKGELAQYREMAAFAQFGSDLDASTQRLLARGSRLTELLKQPQFSPLKMEEQVVVIWAGTNGYLDGISVSKVRAFEDGLLSVMRGKHVDILNAIRDSRDLSDDVAGKLKSAVEGYAKTFA; from the coding sequence ATGGACATCCGCGCCGCGGAAATTTCCGCAATCCTCAAGGACCAGATCAAGAATTTCGGCCAGGAAGCTGAAGTCTCCGAAGTCGGTCAGGTTCTCTCGGTCGGCGACGGCATTGCCCGCGTCTACGGTCTCGACAACGTCCAGGCGGGCGAAATGGTCGAGTTCGAAAACGGTACGCGCGGCATGGCGCTGAACCTTGAAAGCGACAACGTCGGCGTCGTTATTTTCGGTGCCGACCGTGAGATCAAGGAAGGCCAGACCGTCAAGCGCACCCGCGCCATCGTCGATACGCCGGTTGGCAAGGGTCTGCTGGGCCGCGTCGTTGACGCGCTCGGTAATCCGATTGACGGCAAGGGCCCGATCCAGGCAACCGAACGCAAGCGCGTGGACGTCAAGGCGCCGGGCATCATCCCACGCAAGTCCGTGCATGAGCCGATGGCGAGCGGCCTCAAGGCCATCGACGCCCTGATCCCTGTTGGCCGCGGCCAGCGCGAGCTGATCATCGGCGACCGTCAGACCGGCAAGACTGCAATCGCGCTTGATACGATTCTGAATCAGAAGCCGCTGAACGTTGCCGGTGCACCGGAAGCCCAGAAGCTCTACTGCGTTTACGTCGCGATCGGCCAGAAGCGTTCGACCGTTGCCCAGTTCGTGAAGGTGCTCGAAGAGCAGGGTGCGCTGGAATACTCGATCGTTATCGCCGCGACCGCGTCGGATCCGGCGCCGATGCAGTACCTCGCGCCGTTTACTGGCTGCACCATGGGCGAGTACTTCCGCGACAACGGCATGCACGCCGTGATCATTTACGACGACTTGTCGAAGCAGGCCGTCGCCTACCGCCAGATGTCGCTGCTGCTGCGCCGCCCGCCGGGCCGCGAAGCTTATCCTGGCGACGTGTTCTACCTGCACTCCCGTCTTCTGGAGCGCGCCGCGAAGCTCAATGACGAGCACGGCAACGGCTCGCTGACCGCGTTGCCGGTCATCGAAACCCAGGCGAACGACGTGTCGGCCTACATTCCGACCAACGTGATTTCGATCACCGACGGTCAGATCTTCCTGGAAACCGATCTGTTCTTCCAGGGCATCCGCCCCGCGGTGAACGTCGGTCTGTCAGTGTCGCGCGTCGGATCGTCGGCGCAGACGAAGGCGATGAAGAAGGTTGCCGGTAAGATCAAGGGCGAGCTCGCACAGTACCGCGAAATGGCCGCGTTCGCGCAGTTCGGCTCCGACCTCGACGCGTCGACCCAGCGCCTTCTGGCGCGCGGCTCGCGCCTCACCGAACTTCTGAAGCAGCCGCAGTTCTCGCCGCTGAAGATGGAAGAGCAGGTTGTTGTGATCTGGGCCGGCACGAACGGCTATCTCGACGGCATTTCCGTCAGCAAGGTTCGCGCCTTCGAGGATGGCTTGTTGTCGGTGATGCGCGGCAAGCATGTCGATATCCTCAATGCGATCCGCGACTCGCGTGACCTGTCGGACGACGTTGCCGGCAAGCTCAAGAGCGCAGTCGAAGGCTACGCCAAGACGTTTGCCTAA
- a CDS encoding F-type H+-transporting ATPase subunit delta (product_source=KO:K02113; cath_funfam=1.10.520.20; cog=COG0712; ko=KO:K02113; pfam=PF00213; superfamily=47928; tigrfam=TIGR01145), whose amino-acid sequence MGGATYHRLRQTGVVKNISANAVLLHLRAPYVSKTAILGCWVGRSGQKSKSRLNSKDLNRLVPSRHRTVAMVVSLGIHQLESFFVAAEDPSVSGVSGRYATALFELARDAKSVDAVKADLDKFDSMLADSPDLVRLVRSPVFTADAQIKALSVVLEKAGISGIAANFLKVLTANRRLFAVADVIRAFRALVAKFKGEATAEVTVAEPLSDKNLDALKAALKSVSGKDVDLNVKIDPSIIGGLVVKLGSRMVDSSLRTKLNAIKHAMKEAG is encoded by the coding sequence GTGGGTGGCGCGACGTATCATCGGCTGCGACAAACCGGCGTCGTGAAAAACATCTCTGCAAACGCCGTCTTGTTGCACCTGCGCGCGCCCTATGTTAGCAAAACCGCGATTTTGGGCTGCTGGGTAGGTCGCTCCGGCCAAAAATCGAAGTCCCGCTTGAATTCCAAGGACTTGAATCGCTTGGTGCCGTCACGGCACCGTACGGTGGCGATGGTCGTTTCCTTGGGCATTCATCAGCTAGAGAGCTTTTTTGTGGCAGCTGAAGATCCATCCGTATCAGGCGTGTCCGGTCGCTATGCGACGGCCCTGTTTGAACTGGCCCGCGATGCGAAATCCGTCGATGCCGTCAAGGCGGACCTCGACAAGTTTGACTCCATGCTGGCGGACAGCCCGGATCTCGTGAGGCTTGTTCGTAGCCCGGTTTTTACAGCCGATGCGCAGATCAAGGCACTTTCCGTCGTGCTCGAGAAGGCCGGCATCAGCGGCATTGCCGCGAATTTCCTAAAGGTCCTGACCGCCAATCGCCGGCTCTTTGCCGTTGCCGATGTCATCAGGGCATTCCGTGCGCTGGTCGCCAAGTTTAAAGGCGAAGCCACCGCTGAAGTTACTGTCGCTGAGCCACTCAGTGACAAGAATCTCGACGCCCTCAAGGCCGCGCTGAAATCAGTGTCGGGCAAGGACGTCGATCTCAACGTGAAGATCGATCCGTCGATCATCGGCGGGCTTGTCGTAAAGCTCGGCAGCCGCATGGTGGACAGCTCGCTCCGCACCAAACTCAATGCGATCAAGCACGCGATGAAAGAGGCAGGCTGA
- a CDS encoding rare lipoprotein A (product_source=KO:K03642; cog=COG0797; ko=KO:K03642; pfam=PF03330; superfamily=50685) encodes MINALKGVPFRGATIRNASMVVLAASTVALTSSASEARSRRDWRDANASISSGHSFSGMASYYGNESGSKTASGQRFNQNAMTAAHRTLPFGTRLRVTHNGHSVVVTVNDRGPFIRGRVLDLSKGAARAIGLTGRGVGRVVAEVQ; translated from the coding sequence ATGATTAACGCTCTCAAGGGCGTGCCATTTCGAGGCGCGACAATTCGGAATGCCTCGATGGTTGTGCTGGCTGCCAGCACCGTGGCTCTTACTTCCTCAGCAAGTGAGGCCCGCTCTCGTAGAGATTGGCGCGATGCCAATGCCTCAATCAGTTCCGGCCACTCGTTCTCGGGAATGGCTTCCTATTATGGCAATGAATCCGGCAGCAAGACTGCCTCGGGCCAGCGGTTTAATCAGAACGCCATGACCGCAGCACATCGGACCTTGCCGTTTGGCACCCGTTTGCGGGTGACTCACAACGGACACAGCGTCGTTGTCACGGTCAACGATCGTGGGCCGTTCATTCGCGGCCGCGTTCTCGATCTTTCGAAGGGCGCCGCCCGCGCGATTGGCCTGACTGGCCGTGGCGTCGGCCGCGTCGTCGCCGAAGTTCAATAA